The window GCAGCAGCCATGAACTTGGCCAGCCCCAGAACAGCAGTGGCACCTTCTGCTGTGAACCTCGCTGACCCTCGCACCCCTACAGCCCCAGCTGTGAATCTAGCAGGAGCCAGAACCCCGGCTGCCTTGGCAGCTCTGAGTCTCACCGGCTCTGGCACTCCCCCGACTGCTGCAAACTATCCCTCCAGCTCCAGAACAGCCCAGGCTGCAGCCCCTGCAAACCTGGTGGGTCCTAGATCTGCACATGCTACAGCTCCTGTGAATATTGCCAGCTCCAGAACCCCTCCAGCCATGGCACCTGCAAGCCTCACCAGTGCTAGAATGGCTCCAGCCTTGTCTGGTGCAAACCTTACCAGCCCCGGGTGCCCCTCACTGCTTACGAACGTGTTAGTGGTAGAACCTCACCACCACTTCTTGACCGAGCCAGATCCAGAACCCCACCAGGAGGCCCAGGCTCCAGAACCCCACCATCTGCCCTCAGCCAGTCTAGAATGACCTCTGAGCGGGCTCCCTCTCCTGCTTCTAGAATGGTCCAGACTTCCTCCCAGTGTGTTCTTCCTCCAGCTCAGGATCGACCTAGGTCCCCTGTGCCATCTGCTTTTTCTGACCAGTCCCGAGCTTTGCTTGCCCAGACCACCTCTGTAGCAGGGTCTCAGTCCCTCTCCTCTGGGACGGTGGCAAAGACCACGTCCTCTGCTGGTGACCACAACGGCATGCTCTCTGGTCCTGTCCCTGGGGTGTCCCACCCTGAGGGTGGGGAAACACCGGCCTCCACGGGGGCCCAGCAGCCTTCTGCATTGGCCACCCTGCAGCCGGCAAAGGAGCGGCGgagttcctcctcctcctcctcatccagctcctcctcttcatcctcgTCAtcgtcctcttcctcctcctcttcctccggTTCCAGTTCTAGCGACTCGGAGGGCTCTAGCCTTCCTGCTCAACCTGAGGTAGCGCTGAAGAGGTGAGGGGGCTTGACTTGCAGAACCGTTGGGTGGGGCcggtttggggggtgggtgggggtggggagggagaagttCTGTCCAGAGGCTCTTGGCTCTTTGAAAGAGGTATGGGACCTTGACCCTTAAGCTGGGGTAGAAGAgaatgctggggtgggggcaccgGGGGGAGGAATGGGACAGGTAAAAGTCTCCTAAGGTTCATTCTCTAGAGGATAATGATAAGTTTTCCGTCTCTACAGAGGACAGAACTAGAGGAAATGGACTTAATTTTACAGCAGGAGGGATGGCAGTTAGACCTCAAGAGGAACTCCCTGGGCTGGAAGGATCTTCAGAGGTCATCCcatccttctccctgcctccaggcaggacggcccctcccccagccaaccCGCTCGCAGGGGCCTCCCCAAGCCGCGGCTCTCCCGGGAAGGAGACCGCCCAGCTCGGCTTCCACACCTGAGCCCAGGGGCCTTAGTCCTCCTCCATCAGGGACATTCTAGAGGTTTAGCCTTGATCCCTTGTGCTGCGGGCCCGGCCTGTTGCTTGTGTTAGCAGAGGTCGGGGCGTCTCGGGCCACTGCTCTCCAGAGAATGCGCTCGCCGGCTCTCAGCTCCGAGGGCTCCTGGGGCCTGTCtccggcacccctcccccactgccgtTCCTCCAGGCCAAGGAAGGTAGGGTCGGGGCTGGGGCGGCGTGTCTCCTCCTGAGGCTCTGCTTCTCCCACAgggtccccagccccaccccagcccccaaggAGGCTGTTCGAGAGGGACGTCCTCCGGAGCCGACCCCGGCCAAGCGGAAGAGGCGCTCCAGTAGCTCCAgttccagctcctcctcctcctcttcctcctcctcctcctcttcctcctcctcttcttcttcctcctcctcctcctcctcttcctcctcctcttcctcctctactTCTTCATCCCCCTCCCCCGCTAAGCCTGGCCCTCAGGCCTTGCCCAAACCTGCAAGCCCCAAGAAGCCACCCCCCGGCGAGCGGAGGTGAGTGCGGCCTTGCCGGAGCCGGAAGGGGCGGGGTGTGACCCTGGGCGTGAGATCCCTGCCGGGAGTCTCTGGTGGACTGTGGTGTCTGGTCGTGTGGGAGGAGTTGggctctctccctgccacctgTGCTGTGCCCTGTTCCGGCAAAGGGTCCAAGTGTGGGTGCTCCAGTCCGAATTGTGGAGTCCTAggttccttcctctcccttcccctgacATGCAGCCTGTTTCCTGCTCCCACGTCCCAGGGATTCTAGATTTTAAATCTCCCCGTTGCTCCCGCCAGGGCTCTGGTCTGGCCACCGTCATCTTCTCCCGACTCTGTCCACAGcctcttccctgtctccctgcctccacgCCATTCTCTTCCACACGTAGCCAGAGGGATCTTTCTAAAACGCACATCTGGTTACTTCCCTCCACTCCACAAATCCTTCCGGGACGCCCTGTGGCCTGCAGGATAAAGCCCCACCTCTGCGGGAATGGCGTGTGAGGCTCTTCACCAACTGGCCTTGCCTGCCCTGTGTTCTCCTCTCCTGCCCGCCCCCACACATGCCCTGTGCTCCAGCCATACCCAGCGCCTTGCAGTCTAAGGAGAACCCCATGCCTTTggacatgctgttccttctgcctggaattcCCTTGTCCGCCTGGTGAACTCCTCGTTCTGCAAGACTCCGCTCAAACAGCACCTTCGAGAAgactaccctcccccccccccctttccccgcCCTGTGTCCCTTCCCCCCGGGTCCCCAGACCCACGTATATCGGTCCTTGTGGGGCTGCTTCCCATACACGGGGCCGAGCGGGCCTCCCTTGGCCTCCCTTCACCACCAGACTGAGCCCCTCCAAGGGCAGGGACTGTCTTTCTCTTTGCATCCCCCGCTGCACCCCGTGCCCTGCCCAGTGGGGCACTCGGTGGATGGTGTGCGGGCGGATGGGTGAGTGAGCAGACAAAGGTGGGTCTGAGGCTGGCCCTGTGTGGTATGAGGTCTGGTGGTCAGGACCTGGGGGGTGGTCCTGAGTGCCGGCTGGTGGGTTTGGAAGAGCGTGGTGCTATGGGAACTTCCTCTGCTCCCTAGGTCCCGTAGTCCCCGGAAGCCAATAGATTCCCTCCGAGATTCTCGGTCCCTCAGCTACTCACCTGCGGAGCGCCGCCGCCCTTCGCCTCAGCCCTCGCCACGGGACCAGCAGAGGTAAGGCCTCCCGTCAGCGGCCAGCCTGGTCACCACCACTCTGAGCTGCTTTGAGGCTCGAAGTTGCGAGAGGTTGGTGTTGCCTTGCGCGTGGGCTGACTGTGCTCTGTTGTTGCAGTAGCAGCGAGCGGGGTTCCCGCAGAGGCCAGCGTGGGGACAGCCGCTCCCCTGGCCACAAGCGCAGGAGGGAGACACCCAGCCCCCGCCCCGTGCGGCACCGCTCGTCCAGGTGCGTCCTTGTCAAGCTCTTGTGCCTGGGGACCTCTGGGGCTGGCTGGGGCCTAGGCactgatctctctctcctctgtttcaGGTCTCCTTGAATCTCTGTGGGGGGAATCCCACCACACCCCAAGTTCTGGAGCTGCAGGGAGTGCCCCCTTTACCCAGCAGTGGGGAGGGGTCcttgtctgccccccccccacccccgaaccCTGGCAGCCTCCTGGGGGAggactcttcctccttcctgccccccccctttttctttgttcctgtgAAATGTTAATCTCTGTGAGTTTTTCCTGGTTCACGTTTTGGGAGTTTTGGGGTGGGTGGGAATGAGAATgggagttgtgggaggggaggaTACAGTTGGGGACACCCTGGTCTTGAGTTAGAAAGGGCTGGGAGGCGTCAGTGCCCCCCTGTAACCCTAAGTTCTGGGGGGAGTTGGAACTTGGGAACTTGTGTGAGGTGTTCCtggaaggaaggggcaggagtTGAAATTAGTTGGCCCCTACTGTCCCCCAAGTGAGGTTgtggcccctcccccaacttttcTTCACGTTTCTTAAAggcattttggttttttaaaatctgtacagCAAGAGCAACTTTTTCtgtcaaataaaaatgagaaatgcagGAATTGGGTCTGTAGATTATTTAttaggggtggagggtggagagtGAGCAGTCTTTTCACTTTgaatgcccccccaccccccaaaagccTTAGAGGACTCAGGTAAGGTGGCTGGCTGTAGGCGGTGGGTTCCCTGTGGAACCACACTGGCTCCGGCTGACATTTTGGCCTCTGCCCCTCAGCCCAGAGGCTGCGCCAGAGCCTGAGCGAGCCTGCTTGCTGGAAGTCCTAGAAGGAACCTCTGTCCCCAGGCTGAGCAGAAGGCTGGCCTGGGGCTCTGCGTTCCTCCTGGTTCTCTGCCCCCAGCCGGAGGGGCAGGCTCTAGTGGGTGTGACAGCAGGGACCCAAGGAGCTTGGGGGTCGGTCCCACAGCCACGGCCAGCCTCGCAAGTACACGGGGCTGAGGAGGAGACTTGCAGGGGAGCAGACCCCGTCCCAGGGAAGGTGATGCCTGAGTCAGGAGAGGGTGCGCAGAAAAAGGCAGCAACCAGGCAGACGCCCAAATCtcttttattgggggggggggggcaccgggGGCGGGCCAGGAGCCCTCTCACTGCACTGCTTGTTCATTGGCGCTGCTTCCTGAGTCCTGTGGCTTCATCACATCGGGCAGCTCGGGCGGGCTGGAGAAGGGCTCGATCCGCAGGGCCTCGAAAGCGTCATCTGGTGGACAGGGGAGTGGTGGGGAGAGCTGGAGGGAGCAGCCACCCGGCTTCTGGGGGACCTCTGAACCAATTCCCACCTCTGCAAAGTGAGTCTCCCTCGTCCTGGCCGGCCTGCCTAACTGCCTGGACTCTGTGATCCTACTGGGATGCCTCCCACCCCTACCAGCAACCTGACCCCCTCGCATCTAGCCCAGCCATCCCTGGGGTCCTCCTCACCCTGTGCCCCTAAGGGTGAGCCTGTGGGCTAGCCTGTGTCCACCTACTTGTTTCCCCTCAATCGGCCCCAACTCACTGTTCCATTCACACCTCCTCTACACCAAGCACTGATCTTTAAGCTTAAGCCAGTCCGTTCTTTCCCTGCCTCAGACCTTCCAACGGCATCCCGTCATACTCTGAATAAAATCTCAAGTCGTCTCGTTTGTCTCTTGTGTTCCCGTATCAAGCTCTTCCTTCCTGTTTTAGGAGCTTCACGTTTGCTGGCTCCTAGCCTGCCATCCAGATCAACCCCAACATCACCTCAGAGAAAACTTCCCCAGCCCTTCTATAAAAACGGTCCCCACAGCCCAATGCCTGTGCGTTGCTTCAGGAGCATTCACCTACCACCAGCCACAAACAGTCCTGTTCCCTTTGACCAGATGCTTTCCCCCAACTAGAGAACAGCGGCTGCAGAAGGGCTCCCGTCTTGTGTCTGCTGTCACCTCAGCGCAGAACAAACAAGTCCCGTTTTGTAACTTCTCTCCTGCACTTTCTTCTAACAGGGACGCTATTCTCTCCACCTGGCTCAGGGTTCTTAACCTGTTAGGCCCCTCGGGAAAGCCGGCCAAGCTCAGCAACAGACACCTTGGGAGAGTGGGTATATGACCATCTCTGGTAGTGGCCAGAGATGCTCAACACCTTGGAGTGCACAGCACCATTCCGAATTCTCCAGCCCCAAACATCAGCAGTGCTGAAGACACCCGGCCCAGCGTAGCAACGAACTTCCCCCCAGCCGTAAGGCTGCAGTGACAACTCTTGCTTTCGTCACCTCTCCCATTTTTTGGAAATAGTCTAGATGATGCTATTCAACACTCCTTTCCCTCACTGAGTAGCCAGTTGGAAAGAATCGTCTTGTCATCACAAGAACTAAAGGAGGACACAACTACGCACCCACAAGTGTACTTCCACAACAAAAGTAGTCCGTGGGAGAAGCAAAGAAGAGCCGCTTCAGTCCATACTGTTTACTCTGTCAAGACAACGATCCCCTGCCTGAGGAGGGGGTGCCACCCAGGGTCTAGGCACCCCCACATTCAATGCCATAAACTAGAGTTGGGGCCGGGGGAACACTCCCTCGGTTGTGATTTTTCCATCAAAAAATAGGTCTATCAACATCTTCCAAGACTGTGTGCAAGCCTACACAAAAATGCCTTTGTTCAGTAAGAGAAGGGCTGCTGCTTCCAGAAGGCAGTCCAGCCTTGGCTTCAGAAGCAGAATGGGAGAGGTCTGGACCAGCCCTGTACCTGCCTCAGCATCGCTGTGAGGGTCAGAGGGAACCCACAGAAAGGCCCCTAAGACTTCCATCTGCTAAGCACTCACAGGCCAAGGCCTGTGGTGCATGGGGGCTCAGGCTGCCTGTGAGACTGGCCTATGGGTCGCACCCCTCGATGGAGACAGGAGCTCCAGTCGGGGGGGGCGTGAAGCAGCCACCCAAGGACGTGGCTGCTGAGGCCTGGCACAGGGATCCTTACGAAACTGGCAAGTGGCACACTGCTGGACTCCCTCTGCAGCCCTTGCTAGTTTTCTCacaagaagccagaaaaataattacttaacAAAGTTTACCCAGCCATCCACACAGCCCCAGGTACACAGTCGTGAAAACATACCACGTAGAACTTTCGTTCATGTTtccagagacaaagaagaaaagtcaaaCCTCTCTTGGGGCAAGGAGGTATACTGGAGGGGAGTGAGCCACTCCCTCAGGTTCCTAAACATCAGGCAGGGGGGCATGTGGTCGATCACACAGCACAGTCTCTGAGGCAGGCAGGGGCTAGACACGAACTCTGGATCTGGCAGTCCCAGCAAGCGACCTAACCTCCCTGGGCTCAGTTACTCAACCTGAAAGTGGGCACCAGTGTGGCATGCACAGAGATGCTGGGGGTCTAAGTGATGTCCTACAAAGGTCCGGGCAGTCAGCAGCTGAATCTTGACAGCCGGCAAGCCCCAGTGTCCACGTCTCCAAAGTGAGGAGAGCAGTGCTTGTGAGGAGCGTTTTAAATGGAATGGAGATAAAATGCAGAGCAGACGGCCCAATACTTAGTAAAACCTCTGTAAACATGACTAGGGATAGACATTAGAATCCCCCGCGAAGTAGACTTCAATTTCTACAAgcgtctcattttcttttttttttttttcctttgtggagaaacacacacactatCACAAGATACCACCTACACTTTGTGGACTGGGGAGGAACACAATGCCCTGGAGGCGGGGAGGAGCCAAGAGCAGGCTCCCCAGCGACCCCTTCGTCTGTTCCACCCTGCCTGACAGCCCCACTCACCTGCCCGGAAGGCCAGCCCCACGGTGGCTGGGGCCTGCGGCCGTGCCGTCTGACTGGTGAAGCCACACTCTCCCAGTGTCTTGCCATCATCCAGAAGTTGGTCATCctggggagagaggtgggcaAGGTGTTACAAGAAGCCCCAGGACGGGCAAGTCCCAGAGACTTCCCTGGATGTCAGGATTCAGGGAAGACAGACCAAATACGGGCCAGGACCACCCAAGTGTGTCAAACACAGTTTCCAGGGCTACGCCCAAGACTTTCCAAATCCGAACCTCCCAGAGTTAGGGctctggaatcttttttttttttttttcaccccaaaCTGCAGGAAAATCTAATTTCAAGCGTCAGTGACGCAGTCTGTCCACAGTCTGCctgatttgaatcccagctctgccacctgggACAAAGCGTTTCATCTTTTTGATGTGAAGTTTAGCTGTAAGATGGGAAATACTGAAATTCCCACCTCGTAGGGCAGCCAGGAGGTTTCACCGAGCGAAAGACACACAGAAAGCACGGAACACAGTATGTGAAGAAGCACAGGCAGCAGGGAGAAAAGTCTGGAATGAAAGGCCAGCTTCCTCCTTTCCAGCCAGAATCGCATCAACGCACTTAGGTGGGAGACCCCATGCTGCGGGACACCCGAATCAGGGACCAATACAACGCATTCCCCCAACGAGAACCCCAAGCCACCGGAGCTGAATAATTCTGCAGTTGGTTTCTAAAgcgggtggggaggaggggctttTAGAGCATCCACAGAAAGCTGGGAAGTAATACAGTGGTTGCGCGAGGACTTTACTCATCGTGACACCCTCCAACTGTCTGTAATAAGGAGAGGAGGTGAAGGGGTGCGATTCTGATGGGCCTGCGGAGGATTAAGGGCAACGGAGTTCAAATCCGACCTTGGGCTAAGTGGCCgcctccccagcctcagtttcctggacGCACAGCCGGGCTGTCAGGAGCCCGCGCGCCCCCCGAGGCCGCCCTGCGCCCCCGAGGCCGCCTCGCCTCCACGCGGAGGAGTTCCGGCCACTGTTGACAACAACTACGCTGCCGCCACGCAGCGCCAACCCGGCCCCCGCCCAAAGCCCGCCCGCGGCCGCACCTTGTACAGCCGCTGCTCGTCGGGCGGCCGCTTGAGGATGCCCTCGACGATGCGCTTCAGCTCGAACACGGTGCTCGACTCCTTGGCGTCCGTGAAGATGGTGGTCTTGTGGCGCCTGATCATGAGGAACACGTCCTGGGGGGCGCAGGGCCGGCGTGAACGCAGAGCccagtcctccccaccccccgccccatgcgGCCCGCCGCCCCCGCTGCCCCCGGCCCGGCGCCCCCGTCGCCCCCGCCGGCCCCGGCccggcgcccctccccccgcgccCGCTCACCATCGCGGCGGCTGCCTGTCCCCCCTCGACGCGCCGGCGCGGCCGCGCTCCGCCCCGTTCCCGGCACCCCGCGCGCCCGCCCCAGCGTGCCTCGCGCCCAGCCGCCCCGCCCAGTGGCCGCCATTTTAAGTGATGCGCCGGCGGCTCGGTCAGACCGCGCGTCCGGCCGCCATCTCGGCGCCGTGGCGtggagagtggggcagagagctGAAGCGGCAGGTAGTGGCGCCATCTTGGGAGTGGCAAGGCCGAGGCGCCCCTGTCGCAGTCAGGGAGCAGTCTGGGCGCAGGCTCAGCCCTCTTTGGGGGACGTCGGGGAATGACTTGGCGAGCGTAGCGTATCCCCCCATCCCAGGAATAGTCAGTGAATGTTGTGCATCCTGGTCATCGGGGCGGCAGGACTTTTGCGTCTCAGCGCGACCTGCCGTCCATCCTGAGGGGGTGATAATTCTGGACCTTCCGGCTACCTCCATGGGTGGGCTGTCCCCATTTTCCCCGCCCAGCCTGGGCCGGGCTTTTGTGGCCTGGAAGGACCCCAGGAAGCTGCTCCCTGGGTTAGGGAGGGGCCCGGCCAACTTCCGGGGAAAAGCAAGGCACGGTGCAAGATGGTTCGCCCCAGGGACGGAGGAAAGAGGAGACCCCCGACCCAGGGACCTAGGTCCACTTGGGCTCTGGGAGGGCCTGTAGGCTCGATTTCCCTGGCCGGCTGCCCCTCTACGGGGCTGCCCTACCGACGCCTACACCTTACTTCCCCGGGTGTTGGGACACTGTCCTGCCTTGCCCCAGATTGCAGTTACACTAGAGAAAAAATGAGGCTTTTTTCTCTTGTGTAACCAGCCCCTTGGAGGGAGAGCGCCTCAACTGGGTCCCTGAGGACGTGTCAGGCTCAGGGCGCCCCGTGAGCAGGTGGAAGGCCTCGGATGCCCAACAGCTGTGCAGTTGCGGGGCTGCAATTTGAGAATTCTCGAGAGGGGGCAGAATCTGAAGGTGCTGCTGCCTTGGCCCTGAATCAAGCTGGTGACTGACCACTGTTAAccttaggaaataaaaaatg is drawn from Leopardus geoffroyi isolate Oge1 chromosome E3, O.geoffroyi_Oge1_pat1.0, whole genome shotgun sequence and contains these coding sequences:
- the ELOB gene encoding elongin-B; amino-acid sequence: MGEAIIKGCTTFTDYSWDGGIRYARQVIPRRPPKRAEPAPRLLPDCDRGASALPLPRWRHYLPLQLSAPLSTPRRRDGGRTRGLTEPPAHHLKWRPLGGAAGREARWGGRAGCRERGGARPRRRVEGGQAAAAMDVFLMIRRHKTTIFTDAKESSTVFELKRIVEGILKRPPDEQRLYKDDQLLDDGKTLGECGFTSQTARPQAPATVGLAFRADDAFEALRIEPFSSPPELPDVMKPQDSGSSANEQAVQ